In one Bradyrhizobium cosmicum genomic region, the following are encoded:
- a CDS encoding EVE domain-containing protein: MAYWLVKSEPSVWSWDQQVAKGAKGEAWTGVRNYTARINLVNMKKGDKTFFYHSNEGKEIVGIAEIIKEAYPDPTDKTGKFVCVDIKADKPLKTPVTMAAIKAEKKLADMALVKYSRLSVQPVTAEEWKLVCKMGGV, translated from the coding sequence ATGGCGTACTGGCTGGTGAAATCCGAACCGTCGGTGTGGTCCTGGGACCAGCAGGTGGCGAAGGGCGCCAAGGGCGAAGCCTGGACCGGCGTGCGCAATTACACCGCGCGCATCAACCTCGTGAACATGAAGAAGGGCGACAAGACGTTCTTCTATCATTCCAACGAGGGCAAGGAGATCGTCGGCATCGCCGAGATCATCAAGGAAGCCTACCCCGACCCGACCGACAAGACCGGGAAATTCGTCTGCGTCGACATCAAGGCCGACAAGCCCTTGAAGACGCCGGTGACGATGGCCGCCATCAAGGCCGAGAAGAAGCTCGCCGACATGGCGCTGGTAAAATATTCGCGGCTGTCGGTGCAGCCGGTGACGGCTGAGGAATGGAAGCTCGTCTGCAAAATGGGCGGGGTCTAG
- a CDS encoding DNA topoisomerase IB produces MMDQQNLGTIRPASADPAAVALAKALGQWPKPAGSSRLSPKKVFDTAPPTSVEAIAKELGLRLGDQNELKIRRIKRGKGYAFVRPNGAHIRDARTIRRLHAMAVPPAYREVRYSADPSSHLQAVGRDAAGRLQYRYHADWEKVREHRKAHRLEKLVGALPKIRRKVSAFLSGDEPTREFALSAVIELIARTAIRPGNESYARLNGTRGATTLLKSNVTLEDDCFVLTFKAKGGKAVRKECDAAKLVRAIGILQGVPGKRMFQYRDAYGIVRAVSTTQVNAFLREIAGIKISLKDFRTLMASAVVVESLSRITPATSQRGRKKQVLDAIRAAADKLSNTPAICRKSYVHDTIVTAFEDGILERFAATMKGQRSQARREQLLQQVVATAAV; encoded by the coding sequence ATGATGGATCAGCAGAATCTCGGGACGATACGGCCCGCTTCGGCCGATCCTGCTGCTGTCGCCCTGGCCAAGGCCCTCGGACAATGGCCGAAACCGGCCGGTTCCAGCCGTCTCAGCCCGAAAAAGGTGTTCGACACGGCGCCCCCGACCTCGGTCGAAGCGATCGCCAAGGAACTGGGCCTGCGGCTGGGCGACCAGAATGAGCTTAAGATCCGGCGCATCAAGCGCGGGAAGGGCTATGCCTTCGTCCGCCCCAATGGCGCGCATATCCGCGACGCCCGCACGATCCGGCGGCTGCACGCCATGGCGGTGCCGCCGGCCTATCGCGAGGTGCGCTACTCGGCCGATCCAAGCTCGCATCTGCAGGCGGTGGGACGCGATGCCGCGGGCCGGCTGCAATATCGCTATCACGCCGACTGGGAAAAGGTCCGCGAGCACCGCAAGGCGCATCGCCTGGAGAAGCTGGTCGGCGCGCTGCCAAAGATCCGGCGCAAGGTTTCCGCGTTCCTGTCGGGCGACGAGCCGACGCGCGAGTTCGCGCTCTCGGCCGTGATCGAGCTGATCGCGCGCACCGCGATCCGTCCCGGCAATGAATCCTATGCCCGCCTCAACGGCACCCGTGGTGCGACCACGCTGCTGAAGTCCAACGTCACACTCGAAGACGATTGCTTCGTGCTGACCTTCAAGGCGAAGGGCGGCAAGGCGGTCCGGAAAGAATGCGACGCCGCCAAGCTGGTGCGCGCCATCGGCATTCTGCAGGGCGTTCCCGGCAAGCGCATGTTCCAATACCGCGACGCCTACGGCATCGTGCGCGCGGTCAGCACCACGCAGGTGAACGCGTTCCTGCGCGAGATCGCCGGCATCAAGATCTCGCTGAAGGATTTCCGCACCCTGATGGCCTCTGCCGTCGTCGTCGAATCGCTGTCGCGGATCACGCCGGCGACCAGCCAGCGCGGCCGCAAGAAGCAGGTGCTGGATGCGATCCGCGCCGCCGCCGACAAGCTCTCCAACACGCCAGCGATCTGCCGCAAGAGCTACGTTCACGACACCATCGTCACCGCCTTCGAGGACGGCATTTTGGAGCGCTTTGCCGCGACCATGAAGGGCCAGCGCTCGCAGGCGAGGCGCGAGCAGTTGTTGCAGCAGGTGGTTGCGACCGCGGCGGTGTAG